The following proteins are encoded in a genomic region of Pungitius pungitius chromosome 19, fPunPun2.1, whole genome shotgun sequence:
- the LOC119199006 gene encoding coagulation factor XIII A chain-like, with protein MMMSIEPRPARPYRGRFRKPVATTNLDEVEEDFPEFEVFDDGLTPRAVAPGGELSVNGVDMMVQTNAQKHFTKNYEVPNLVVRRGEEFTVKVTFSRPLAEGDDFQLEFLIGAEPTVNKGSMAVVTFGSRSGSWAGQILDKQGPSVVLGITPTPTAIVGKFRTYVAVVAGGGMKRTKRNPDTDMYLLFNAWCPEDPVYLSNTSERDEYVLNDHGIIYQGSTDSVSGREWIYGQFERGILDACISILDVSRMPIHERGDVIKVVRKGSAMVNSQDDNGVLVGNWSDDYSLGQSPTSWTGSVQILLQYASTGVSVSFAQCWVFAGVFNTFLRTIGIPARVITNFNSAHDNTGNLKTDLIFNPDGTPDERNTRDSIWNYHCWNEVWIARDDVPPAFVGWQVVDATPQETSDGVFRCGPASVNAIKEGILCHPFDSGFVFAEVNSDVIFHKKDKFGTLTPYKVDKTVVGLAIYTKAVGANQPSNITQNYKYNEGSPQDEATMKRAEEYGCERDHSEVSHTTMTVHVEAKETMVGEDVSLKMIFSNNGAENELVQAHLGCSVIFYTGITSSHFKEHNFTFTVPANETKTEVLTIKANDYMPHLGSQVSLHFIVTGKSDDQSVTAIKVLTLQKPRLSLRVTGNPSVWQWMFLTVSFTNVLKFTLKNVTLMMEGTGTVKYRQRKYSSILPQSTISWTEAFQPQRPGNSILMVVMDCDNLSQVIGSTYITITG; from the exons ATGATGATGTCTATTGAACCCAGACCAGCGAGGCCCTACAGGGGGCGCTTCAGGAAGCCG GTGGCGACCACTAACCTggacgaggtggaggaggacttcCCTGAGTTCGAGGTCTTTGACGATGGCCTCACCCCCCGAGCCGTTGCCCCCGGCG gagagcTGTCGGTTAATGGAGTGGACATGATGGTGCAGACCAACGCACAGAAACACTTCACCAAAAACTACGAGGTGCCCAACCTGGTGGTCCGCCGCGGGGAGGAGTTCACTGTGAAGGTCACCTTCAGCCGCCCGCTGGCCGAGGGCGACGACTTCCAGCTGGAGTTCCTCATCG GGGCTGAACCCACCGTCAATAAGGGCTCAATGGCGGTGGTGACCTTTGGATCCCGCTCGGGCTCTTGGGCGGGTCAGATCCTGGACAAGCAGGGCCCCTCGGTGGTTTTGGGCATCACGCCGACGCCGACCGCCATCGTGGGGAAGTTCCGTACGTACGTGGCGGTGGTGGCGGGCGGCGGCATGAAGCGGACCAAGAGGAACCCCGACACCGACATGTACCTGCTCTTCAACGCCTGGTGCCCCG AGGACCCGGTGTACCTCTCCAACACCAGCGAGCGGGACGAGTACGTCCTCAACGACCACGGCATCATCTACCAGGGCTCCACGGACTCTGTGTCGGGCCGCGAGTGGATCTACGGACAG TTTGAGCGCGGCATCCTGGACGCCTGCATCTCCATCCTGGACGTGTCCCGCATGCCGATCCACGAGAGAGGCGACGTCATCAAAGTGGTCAGGAAGGGGTCCGCCATG gTGAACTCTCAGGACGACAACGGCGTTCTGGTAGGGAACTGGAGCGACGACTACTCGCTGGGACAGTCCCCGACGTCCTGGACCGGCAGCGTCCAGATCCTGCTGCAGTACGCCAGCACCGGCGTCTCCGTGTCCTTCGCTCAGTGCTGGGTGTTCGCCGGGGTCTTCAACACCT TCCTGCGCACCATCGGCATCCCGGCGAGGGTCATCACCAACTTTAACTCCGCCCACGACAACACGGGGAACCTGAAGACCGACCTCATCTTCAACCCCGACGGAACGCCGGACGAACGCAACACCAGGGACTCCATCTG GAATTACCACTGCTGGAACGAGGTCTGGATCGCCCGCGACGACGTGCCGCCCGCCTTCGTAGGATGGCAGGTGGTGGACGCCACGCCGCAGGAGACCAGTGACG GGGTCTTCCGCTGCGGGCCGGCCTCTGTCAACGCCATCAAGGAGGGCATCCTGTGCCACCCCTTCGATTCCGGGTTCGTCTTCGCCGAG GTGAACAGTGACGTCATCTTCCATAAAAAGGATAAATTTGGGACTCTGACTCCCTACAAAGTGGATAAGACTGTGGTTGGATTGGCCATTTACACCAAAGCTGTGGGTGCGAACCAGCCCTCCAATATCACACAGAACTACAAGTACAacgaag GGAGCCCTCAGGACGAAGCGACCATGAAGAGGGCGGAGGAGTACGGCTGTGAGCGGGATCACTCTGAAGTGTCCCACACCACCATGACGGTCCACGTGGAGGCCAAGGAG ACCATGGTGGGTGAGGACGTGAGTCTGAAGATGATATTCAGCAACAACGGAGCGGAGAACGAGCTCGTGCAGGCTCACCTGGGCTGCTCCGTCATCTTCTACACAGGAATCACCTCCTCCCACTTCAAGGAACACAACTTCACCTTCACCGTGCCGGCCAATGAGA caaaGACCGAGGTGTTGACCATCAAGGCGAATGATTACATGCCTCATCTGGGCTCTCAGGTGAGTCTCCACTTCATCGTGACCGGCAAGAGTGACGACCAATCGGTGACCGCCATCAAGGTGCTGACGCTGCAGAAGCCGAGGCTCAGCCTGAGG gTGACTGGGAACCCCTCTGTGTGGCAGTGGATGTTCTTAACGGTCTCTTTCACCAACGTGTTGAAATTCACTCTGAAAAACGTCACGTTGATGATGGAGGGAACCGGAACCGTGAAGTACCGGCAGAGGAAATACAG ctCCATCCTTCCTCAGTCCACCATCTCCTGGACCGAAGCCTTCCAGCCTCAGAGGCCAGGGAACAGCATCCTGATGGTTGTGATGGACTGCGACAACCTCAGTCAG GTGATTGGATCGACTTACATCACCATCACGGGCTGA